In Erythrobacter sp. F6033, a single genomic region encodes these proteins:
- a CDS encoding DUF3445 domain-containing protein: protein MTLGFSVNSLLPKARGGGQLRMGLVRLSQEEWLEPEPDRAARVRAFADWPEGVQLLPEADAPGEELAEMLGVSGALPEAALSTHEDMCLLTKRENEDVYRLIGAAVAWPSDWYPKDKIGLPLRALHAPIAGYEEHLATGVDRFMDSLTPGAIYGRCNWFIAPTGERRWLAKRPPQEEFAHVTPDNAGDTLFVRSERQTLRRLPETGAILFTIGIYVEPLGALSSANIAMLDGAIESLVKVEGDRRGAPHYASALKQYCERVLP, encoded by the coding sequence ATGACCCTAGGCTTTTCCGTCAATTCGCTGCTTCCAAAAGCGCGTGGTGGCGGTCAACTTCGGATGGGTCTTGTACGGCTTTCCCAAGAGGAGTGGCTTGAGCCTGAGCCTGATCGCGCCGCACGTGTCCGTGCTTTCGCCGATTGGCCCGAGGGTGTGCAGCTTTTACCGGAAGCTGATGCTCCGGGCGAAGAACTCGCTGAAATGCTTGGCGTTAGCGGTGCGCTTCCAGAAGCAGCCCTCTCGACCCATGAAGATATGTGCCTGCTTACGAAGCGCGAGAACGAGGATGTCTATCGCCTGATTGGTGCCGCCGTTGCGTGGCCTTCTGATTGGTATCCCAAGGACAAGATCGGCCTGCCGCTCCGCGCGCTTCATGCGCCGATTGCGGGCTATGAAGAGCACCTCGCGACCGGGGTTGATCGGTTCATGGATTCACTCACGCCCGGCGCGATTTATGGCCGCTGCAATTGGTTTATCGCGCCGACAGGAGAGCGGCGTTGGCTGGCAAAGCGGCCTCCGCAAGAGGAATTTGCGCATGTGACGCCTGATAATGCAGGCGATACCCTGTTCGTGAGATCGGAGCGCCAGACGCTGCGCCGCTTGCCTGAAACCGGCGCGATCCTGTTCACCATCGGCATTTATGTCGAGCCATTGGGCGCGTTGTCATCCGCCAACATAGCTATGCTAGATGGCGCGATAGAATCTCTCGTCAAAGTGGAGGGTGACCGCCGCGGTGCACCGCATTATGCATCTGCATTGAAACAATATTGCGAAAGAGTGCTTCCATGA
- the scpA gene encoding methylmalonyl-CoA mutase, giving the protein MTDKPTPADWKALADKESKGRDLTWSTPEGFDIKPLYTEADHSDFDPGLPGFAPFTRGVKASMYAGRPWTIRQYAGFSTAEESNAFYRRNLAMGQKGLSVAFDLATHRGYDSDHDRVVGDVGKAGVAIDTVADMEVLFDQIPLDTMSVSMTMNGAVIPVMAFYIVAGERSGVPAEKLSGTIQNDILKEFMVRNTYIYPPEPSMRIVSDIIAYTSANMPKFNSISISGYHMHEAGATAVQELAFTIADGKEYAEKAMATGLDIDAFAGRLSFFFGIGMNFFMEIAKLRAARTLWYRVMDGLGAQSERSKMLRTHCQTSGVSLQEQDPYNNVMRTTIEAMAATLGGTQSLHTNALDEAIALPTDFSARIARNTQLVLQEESGITNVVDPLGGSHYIEALTATLVEEAEKLIAEVDAAGGMTAYVATGAPKAAIERAAAEKQTGIDKGETVIVGVNKYRKDEEDPIDTLDIDNAKVRKGQIARLEQVRANRDEAACRAVLEALTNGCTAGGNVLELAVEAARHDATLGEISMAMETVFGRHDATPKPVTGVYKSAYEFDRRWAQVTDGVDAVERRLGRKPRIMVAKMGQDGHDRGANVIASAFSDMGFEVVSGPLFQTPQETCDNAIEADVDVVGASSLAAGHKTLIPELIRLLKEAGRGDIKVTAGGVIPPQDYDFLREAGVQGIYGPGSNVVECAADILTLLGHNMPPLGEGLDEAAE; this is encoded by the coding sequence ATGACTGACAAACCGACCCCCGCCGACTGGAAAGCCCTCGCTGACAAGGAATCGAAGGGGCGCGATCTGACTTGGTCGACACCCGAGGGTTTCGATATCAAGCCGCTTTATACCGAGGCGGATCATTCCGATTTCGATCCCGGCCTGCCGGGCTTTGCGCCGTTCACGCGCGGTGTGAAGGCCAGCATGTATGCGGGGCGTCCGTGGACGATCCGCCAATATGCGGGCTTCTCCACCGCCGAGGAATCGAACGCCTTTTACCGCCGCAATCTGGCAATGGGGCAAAAGGGGCTGTCGGTCGCTTTCGATCTTGCCACCCACCGCGGCTATGACAGCGATCACGACCGTGTTGTCGGCGATGTCGGCAAGGCGGGCGTGGCGATCGATACAGTCGCCGATATGGAAGTTCTGTTCGATCAGATCCCGCTCGATACGATGAGCGTCTCCATGACAATGAACGGCGCGGTGATCCCGGTCATGGCGTTCTATATCGTCGCCGGAGAGCGTTCCGGCGTGCCAGCGGAGAAGCTGTCCGGCACGATCCAGAACGACATTCTCAAAGAGTTTATGGTGCGCAACACCTACATCTATCCGCCAGAGCCAAGCATGCGGATTGTGTCGGACATTATCGCATATACGTCTGCCAACATGCCGAAATTCAACAGCATTTCGATTTCGGGCTATCACATGCATGAGGCCGGCGCGACGGCTGTTCAGGAGCTTGCCTTCACCATTGCCGATGGCAAGGAATACGCCGAGAAAGCGATGGCGACGGGCCTCGATATCGATGCCTTTGCCGGGCGGCTTTCGTTCTTCTTCGGTATCGGCATGAACTTCTTCATGGAGATCGCGAAACTGCGCGCTGCGCGGACGCTTTGGTACCGTGTGATGGACGGGCTGGGCGCGCAAAGCGAACGGTCCAAGATGCTTCGCACGCACTGTCAGACGTCCGGTGTCTCCCTGCAAGAGCAGGACCCGTACAACAATGTGATGCGGACCACGATTGAAGCGATGGCGGCGACATTGGGCGGTACGCAGTCGCTCCACACGAATGCGCTCGACGAAGCCATCGCACTGCCCACCGATTTCTCAGCGCGGATCGCGCGTAACACGCAATTGGTGCTGCAAGAGGAAAGCGGCATCACCAATGTCGTCGATCCATTGGGAGGTTCGCACTATATCGAGGCGTTGACCGCGACGCTGGTTGAGGAAGCCGAAAAGCTGATCGCGGAAGTCGATGCGGCTGGCGGAATGACCGCTTACGTCGCCACTGGCGCACCGAAAGCCGCGATTGAACGCGCGGCGGCGGAAAAGCAGACCGGCATCGACAAGGGCGAGACCGTGATCGTCGGCGTGAACAAATATCGCAAAGACGAAGAAGACCCTATCGACACGCTCGACATCGACAATGCGAAGGTGCGCAAGGGCCAGATCGCCAGACTTGAGCAGGTCCGCGCAAACCGTGATGAAGCCGCGTGTCGGGCTGTGCTTGAGGCGTTGACGAATGGCTGCACGGCAGGCGGCAATGTGCTCGAACTCGCAGTCGAAGCTGCGCGCCATGATGCGACATTGGGCGAGATTTCGATGGCGATGGAGACCGTCTTCGGTCGCCATGACGCAACGCCAAAACCCGTCACAGGTGTCTACAAAAGCGCATATGAATTTGATCGCCGCTGGGCGCAGGTTACAGATGGCGTCGACGCAGTAGAGCGCCGCTTGGGCCGCAAACCACGCATCATGGTCGCGAAAATGGGGCAGGACGGCCACGATCGCGGCGCCAATGTCATCGCCAGCGCCTTTTCAGATATGGGCTTTGAAGTCGTATCAGGCCCGCTGTTTCAAACGCCTCAAGAGACATGCGACAACGCCATCGAAGCCGATGTCGATGTCGTCGGTGCATCCAGTCTGGCGGCAGGGCACAAGACCCTGATCCCCGAACTCATCCGCTTGCTGAAAGAAGCGGGACGCGGCGATATCAAAGTGACCGCAGGCGGCGTGATCCCGCCGCAGGATTACGACTTCCTTCGGGAAGCAGGCGTACAGGGCATCTATGGGCCGGGTTCAAACGTGGTCGAATGCGCGGCGGATATCCTCACGCTGTTAGGGCACAACATGCCGCCACTGGGTGAAGGGCTGGATGAGGCTGCGGAGTGA
- a CDS encoding DEAD/DEAH box helicase — MTFETLGLSQPVLQALDLKGYSTPTPIQEQAIPPVLAGRDLLGIAQTGTGKTAAFMLPSIDRLRESDNRIPFKSCRMLVLAPTRELAVQIADSAKDYGALAGLKVQVIVGGTSVNKDRNKLHRGTDILIATPGRLLDLIDQKAFNLSGVEVLVLDEADQMLDLGFIHALRTINKLVPKERQTLFFSATMPKAIKELVSGYCTNPVQVSVTPESSTAERIEQFLFMVQQDEKQSLLEMMLRGRHEVPGELERVLIFTRTKHGADRVVKKLGQGGIEANAIHGNKSQGQRQRALDEFRRGKVSILIATDVAARGIDIPGVSHVINYELPNVPEQYVHRIGRTARAGKDGIAIAFCAEDERAYLKDIQKTTDAQMERLPLPDNFRAVVEGVGPTKREVKQRQPRVKPKPFRKKPQGGGKPRGGGDGPGEGSSKPKQKHQARKGRPNHSGGGGSGGRPGGGNRRGGSGRRGGSGGGQRGPRSAQG, encoded by the coding sequence ATGACTTTTGAAACACTCGGGCTGTCTCAGCCCGTTCTGCAGGCGCTTGATCTCAAGGGCTATTCTACTCCTACACCTATTCAGGAGCAGGCGATCCCGCCCGTTCTTGCGGGCCGTGATCTGTTGGGCATTGCCCAAACAGGAACCGGTAAAACGGCGGCGTTTATGCTGCCTTCAATCGACCGGCTGCGCGAAAGCGACAACCGTATTCCCTTCAAGAGCTGCCGCATGCTGGTGCTCGCCCCGACGCGCGAATTGGCGGTGCAAATCGCCGACAGCGCCAAGGATTACGGCGCGCTTGCGGGCCTGAAAGTGCAGGTCATCGTTGGCGGCACTTCGGTCAATAAAGACCGGAACAAGCTGCATCGTGGCACCGATATCCTGATCGCGACACCGGGCCGTTTGCTCGACCTGATCGATCAGAAGGCGTTCAACCTCAGCGGTGTCGAAGTGCTTGTCCTCGACGAAGCCGATCAGATGCTCGACCTCGGCTTTATCCACGCGCTGCGCACGATCAACAAACTGGTGCCGAAAGAGCGTCAGACACTGTTCTTCAGCGCGACGATGCCAAAGGCGATCAAGGAACTGGTCAGCGGCTATTGCACCAATCCTGTGCAGGTCTCTGTCACACCGGAAAGTTCCACCGCTGAGCGCATCGAGCAGTTCCTGTTCATGGTTCAACAGGACGAGAAGCAATCGCTGCTCGAAATGATGCTTCGCGGACGGCATGAGGTTCCAGGTGAGCTGGAGCGTGTGCTGATCTTCACCCGCACAAAACATGGCGCAGACCGCGTTGTGAAGAAGCTGGGTCAGGGCGGCATCGAAGCCAACGCGATCCACGGCAATAAATCTCAGGGGCAGCGTCAGCGGGCTCTCGACGAGTTTCGCCGGGGCAAAGTCTCCATCCTGATCGCGACCGATGTGGCTGCGCGCGGGATCGATATCCCAGGTGTCAGCCACGTGATCAATTACGAACTGCCGAATGTGCCCGAGCAATATGTTCACCGCATCGGACGGACCGCGCGTGCTGGCAAAGATGGCATCGCGATTGCGTTCTGCGCCGAGGATGAGCGCGCATATCTTAAAGATATTCAGAAAACGACCGATGCACAGATGGAGCGCCTTCCGCTGCCGGACAATTTCCGCGCAGTCGTCGAAGGCGTCGGCCCGACCAAACGTGAAGTGAAACAGCGCCAACCGCGCGTCAAACCCAAGCCGTTTCGTAAGAAACCGCAGGGCGGCGGTAAGCCACGCGGCGGCGGTGACGGACCGGGCGAAGGTTCGTCCAAGCCAAAACAGAAGCATCAGGCGCGCAAAGGCCGTCCAAACCACTCCGGTGGTGGCGGCAGTGGTGGTCGTCCAGGCGGCGGCAATCGCCGTGGAGGTTCCGGTCGTCGTGGTGGATCTGGTGGCGGCCAACGTGGCCCGCGTTCTGCACAGGGATAA
- the mce gene encoding methylmalonyl-CoA epimerase: MKLGRLNHIGVATPSIEASIAHYRDVMGATHIHEPFDLPEQGVKVCFVDTPADSAMNGTQIELIEPFDESSPINGFLAKNPAGGQHHVCFEVPDIAKAREEFEAMGKRILGPTRIGAHGTPIFFLHPKDMQGILTEIMETPKEAH, encoded by the coding sequence ATGAAACTAGGCCGTCTCAACCATATCGGCGTTGCAACGCCCTCCATCGAAGCCTCCATCGCGCATTATCGCGATGTGATGGGTGCCACGCATATTCATGAGCCGTTCGATTTGCCGGAGCAGGGCGTGAAGGTCTGCTTTGTCGATACTCCGGCGGACAGCGCCATGAACGGCACTCAGATCGAGTTGATCGAACCATTTGACGAAAGCTCACCCATCAACGGATTCCTCGCCAAAAATCCGGCTGGCGGTCAGCATCATGTCTGTTTTGAAGTGCCCGATATTGCCAAGGCCCGTGAGGAGTTTGAGGCCATGGGCAAGCGCATTCTCGGCCCGACCCGCATTGGCGCGCATGGCACGCCGATCTTCTTTCTCCACCCGAAAGATATGCAGGGCATCCTGACAGAGATTATGGAGACCCCGAAAGAGGCGCATTGA
- the gorA gene encoding glutathione-disulfide reductase: protein MPDTEYDFDLFTIGIGSGGTRASRVASAHGARVAAAEEYRVGGTCVIRGCVPKKMLVYGAHFAEDIEDAAQFGWTIEGKSFDWVKLRDHVQKDIDRLEGLYGETLDNHGVTIFRERAEITGDHEITLSSGKVVTAKYILVATGARPFVPEFPGSEHTITSNEAFHLDEVPKRILIAGGGYIANEFAGIFNEFGSKVTIVNRSDVILRSYDAALQDRLLKISLAKGIEFCFNAEFESIEKNEDGSLSVKMTGHDARDFDQVMIATGRVPNIEGLGLDKVGVELGKKGEIKVDEFSKTNVDYIYAVGDVTDRVQLTPVAIREGQAFADSVFGDVEPYAVDHSCIPSAVFSHPPIAAVGMTEGEARNSLGNIKVFQSDFRAMKNVVAGRNERSLYKMIVDAANDKIVGIHMIGPESPEIMQAAAIAVKVGLTKADFDSTTAIHPTMAEELVLFK from the coding sequence ATGCCCGATACCGAATACGACTTTGACCTTTTCACAATCGGGATTGGCTCGGGCGGCACACGCGCCAGCCGTGTGGCCTCCGCGCATGGCGCTCGTGTAGCTGCAGCCGAAGAATATCGCGTCGGCGGTACCTGCGTCATTCGCGGTTGTGTGCCGAAAAAGATGCTCGTTTACGGCGCGCATTTTGCCGAAGACATCGAGGACGCTGCACAATTTGGTTGGACCATCGAAGGCAAGAGCTTCGACTGGGTGAAACTGCGCGACCACGTGCAAAAAGACATCGACCGGCTCGAAGGGTTGTATGGCGAAACGCTCGACAATCACGGCGTTACCATTTTCCGCGAGCGGGCAGAGATCACAGGCGATCATGAGATTACGCTCTCAAGCGGCAAAGTCGTCACCGCAAAGTACATTCTTGTCGCCACCGGCGCGCGCCCGTTCGTGCCAGAATTTCCGGGCAGCGAACACACGATCACCTCGAACGAAGCCTTCCACCTTGATGAAGTGCCAAAGCGTATCCTGATCGCGGGTGGCGGCTATATCGCCAATGAATTTGCCGGCATCTTCAACGAATTCGGTAGCAAGGTGACCATCGTGAATCGCTCCGATGTGATCCTGCGCAGTTATGACGCGGCATTGCAGGACCGGTTACTCAAAATTTCGCTCGCGAAGGGCATTGAGTTTTGCTTCAACGCTGAGTTTGAAAGCATTGAGAAAAACGAAGACGGCTCGCTGAGCGTCAAGATGACGGGTCACGATGCACGCGATTTCGATCAAGTGATGATCGCGACCGGGCGCGTGCCGAATATCGAAGGACTGGGCCTCGACAAGGTTGGCGTGGAGCTCGGTAAAAAAGGCGAGATCAAAGTCGACGAATTCAGCAAGACGAATGTGGACTACATCTATGCCGTTGGCGATGTGACAGACCGGGTTCAGCTGACTCCTGTCGCGATCCGCGAGGGCCAAGCCTTTGCCGACAGCGTGTTTGGCGATGTTGAGCCATACGCTGTCGACCATTCCTGCATTCCGAGCGCGGTATTTAGCCATCCGCCGATTGCTGCGGTGGGTATGACCGAAGGCGAAGCGCGCAATTCGCTTGGCAATATCAAAGTGTTCCAGTCCGATTTCCGCGCGATGAAGAATGTCGTTGCAGGTCGGAATGAGCGCAGTCTTTACAAGATGATCGTAGACGCAGCGAACGACAAGATCGTTGGCATCCACATGATCGGCCCGGAATCACCGGAGATTATGCAGGCCGCCGCTATCGCGGTGAAAGTCGGTCTGACAAAAGCGGACTTTGATTCCACCACTGCAATCCACCCGACCATGGCCGAGGAATTGGTCCTGTTTAAGTAA
- the pgi gene encoding glucose-6-phosphate isomerase, producing MSASEMSAIWSRLEAIEHSTLADLFANDPDRVSKLSQRIEFDIPEHGPNGVLLDWSKTHLSDGFLDAFEALAEAVGFDAARSALFDGGMVNPTEGRPATHGAMRGSGTEADVEEAMALLARMGMLVDAIHDGALGEVKHLIHIGIGGSALGPDLAVDALTRDLKRMDVHVVSNIDGLALEQAFAACDPTTTMIAVASKTFTTTETMTNAASALKWLADNDVADPSGRVVALTANPEKAVEWGVDETRVLPFPESVGGRYSLWSSIGFPVAMAVGMEDFRAMLAGAQAIDTHFREADGRANGPLLAAFADQYYTRLRGCQTRAVFAYDERLALLPDYLQQLEMESNGKSVTASGEPVSGSTAPITWGGVGTDAQHAVFQLLHQGTQLVPADFIASIAPGDELDPAHHKALLMNCLAQGAALMAGGNMSADGKDPARAFPGDRPSAMFLVDDLDAGMFGALIAFHEHRTFANAVLMGINPFDQFGVELGKKMAKDMEGGEGEFDASTTALMKAAGLG from the coding sequence ATGTCCGCATCAGAAATGTCCGCAATTTGGTCCCGTTTGGAGGCTATCGAGCATTCCACGCTGGCTGATCTCTTCGCGAATGATCCCGACCGGGTGAGTAAACTCAGCCAGCGGATCGAGTTCGATATTCCAGAGCATGGCCCAAATGGCGTCCTGCTCGACTGGTCGAAAACGCACCTTAGCGACGGTTTTCTGGACGCGTTCGAAGCGTTGGCAGAAGCTGTCGGTTTTGATGCGGCGCGCTCGGCCTTGTTTGATGGCGGCATGGTCAATCCGACCGAGGGCCGCCCTGCAACGCATGGCGCGATGCGCGGCAGCGGCACCGAAGCCGATGTTGAAGAGGCCATGGCACTTCTCGCTCGCATGGGCATGCTGGTCGATGCCATTCACGATGGCGCGCTGGGAGAGGTCAAGCATCTGATCCATATCGGCATTGGTGGGTCTGCGCTTGGCCCCGATCTGGCCGTCGATGCGTTGACGCGTGATCTGAAACGCATGGATGTCCACGTTGTCTCGAACATTGACGGTTTGGCATTGGAACAGGCGTTTGCGGCCTGTGACCCCACGACCACTATGATCGCGGTTGCGTCGAAGACATTCACCACGACCGAGACGATGACCAATGCGGCGAGCGCCCTGAAATGGCTGGCCGACAATGATGTGGCCGATCCGAGCGGGCGCGTTGTTGCGCTGACGGCGAACCCTGAAAAGGCCGTTGAGTGGGGTGTAGACGAGACGCGCGTGCTGCCTTTCCCTGAAAGCGTCGGCGGGCGCTATTCGCTGTGGTCAAGCATCGGCTTTCCGGTGGCTATGGCCGTGGGGATGGAGGATTTCCGCGCAATGCTCGCCGGGGCGCAGGCCATCGACACACATTTTCGCGAAGCTGATGGCCGTGCCAACGGCCCGCTGCTCGCGGCGTTCGCTGACCAGTATTACACGCGCCTTCGTGGGTGCCAGACCCGCGCGGTGTTTGCCTATGACGAGCGTCTGGCGCTGCTGCCTGACTATCTCCAGCAGCTTGAAATGGAGTCCAACGGCAAAAGCGTGACCGCATCTGGGGAGCCGGTGAGCGGATCAACCGCGCCGATCACATGGGGCGGGGTGGGCACCGATGCACAGCACGCCGTGTTCCAGTTGCTGCATCAGGGCACACAGCTTGTGCCGGCGGACTTTATCGCCAGCATCGCGCCGGGAGACGAACTTGACCCTGCGCATCACAAAGCATTGCTAATGAACTGCCTGGCACAGGGCGCGGCTTTGATGGCGGGCGGCAATATGTCAGCCGACGGCAAAGACCCCGCGCGTGCCTTCCCCGGAGACCGGCCCAGCGCGATGTTCCTCGTCGATGATCTGGATGCAGGCATGTTCGGTGCGCTGATCGCGTTCCACGAACACCGCACCTTCGCGAACGCCGTGCTGATGGGCATCAACCCGTTCGATCAATTCGGCGTGGAGCTTGGCAAGAAAATGGCCAAAGATATGGAAGGCGGCGAAGGCGAGTTTGATGCGAGCACGACGGCGTTGATGAAAGCGGCTGGTTTGGGTTAG
- a CDS encoding enoyl-CoA hydratase-related protein, translating into MTYETIRVETDGPLTTITLNRPERLNAMPPQMANEIGQVFYDLGDARAVLITGEGKGFCSGADLSARSTGSKGGSHEALSNHYNPAINQILRAKVPVICAVNGPAAGVGCSLALAADFTIAGKSAYFLQAFVNIGLVPDGGSTWMLARAIGRARATRMMMLGEKIGAEQAEDWGLIYKCVDDATLMDEARALAAKLANGPTVAYAHIKRNIGAALDGALPQVLQAEAEAQAIAGASDDAKEGGQAFLDKRKAKFTGK; encoded by the coding sequence TTGACCTACGAAACCATTCGCGTCGAAACCGATGGACCGCTGACGACTATCACTTTGAACCGGCCAGAACGGCTCAATGCGATGCCGCCACAAATGGCGAATGAAATCGGCCAGGTCTTTTACGACCTCGGGGATGCGCGTGCGGTTTTGATTACGGGGGAGGGTAAGGGCTTTTGCTCCGGAGCAGACCTTTCGGCGCGTAGCACGGGCAGCAAGGGCGGCTCTCACGAGGCGCTCTCCAATCACTATAACCCCGCGATCAACCAGATCCTGCGCGCGAAGGTGCCAGTGATCTGCGCGGTGAATGGCCCTGCGGCGGGTGTCGGGTGCAGCCTCGCGCTCGCGGCCGACTTCACCATTGCGGGCAAAAGCGCGTATTTCCTGCAAGCCTTCGTCAATATCGGCCTTGTCCCCGATGGCGGATCCACTTGGATGCTGGCCCGAGCAATCGGCCGCGCCCGCGCAACCCGCATGATGATGCTCGGCGAGAAAATCGGCGCGGAGCAGGCGGAGGACTGGGGCCTGATCTACAAATGCGTGGACGATGCGACATTGATGGACGAAGCCCGCGCGCTCGCCGCAAAGCTCGCCAACGGTCCCACAGTCGCATACGCGCATATCAAGCGGAACATCGGCGCGGCGCTCGACGGCGCATTGCCTCAGGTCCTTCAGGCGGAGGCTGAAGCGCAAGCAATTGCCGGTGCCAGCGATGATGCGAAAGAAGGCGGGCAGGCGTTTCTCGATAAGCGCAAGGCGAAGTTTACTGGAAAATAG
- a CDS encoding SDR family NAD(P)-dependent oxidoreductase gives MDIQGKTVLLTGGTAGIGKEMALQLKELGATVVVTGRNAERVAAMQTMGFEVIESGLSDAAGVDALVEAWGERELDILINNAGQLVDHDFRKGTPDADAADDCIYANLNAPIRLGGALMERLKSRSEAAIVNVTSGLAIAPAARQPVYCATKAGLRFYTLSLREQLKDTNIHVIEALPPVVDTQMNDGNPMKKMPASECARQIIEAIVKNRDEANIGMTKALRVTESIHPALARSLTLKF, from the coding sequence ATGGACATCCAAGGCAAAACAGTTCTGCTGACAGGCGGAACAGCCGGTATCGGCAAGGAAATGGCGCTCCAGCTGAAAGAGCTGGGCGCCACCGTTGTGGTGACTGGCCGCAATGCAGAACGGGTCGCCGCGATGCAGACTATGGGTTTCGAAGTGATCGAATCGGGCCTTTCCGACGCCGCCGGTGTTGATGCTCTGGTTGAGGCATGGGGAGAGCGAGAGCTGGATATCCTGATCAACAATGCAGGCCAGCTGGTCGATCACGACTTTCGTAAAGGCACGCCGGATGCGGATGCGGCGGATGATTGCATCTACGCCAACCTAAACGCGCCGATCCGGCTGGGCGGGGCGTTGATGGAACGGCTAAAGTCGCGATCCGAAGCGGCCATCGTCAATGTCACCAGCGGCCTAGCGATTGCGCCTGCCGCGCGTCAGCCGGTTTACTGCGCGACAAAGGCGGGATTGCGGTTCTACACACTCAGCCTTCGCGAACAGTTGAAAGACACGAACATCCACGTGATCGAGGCTCTGCCGCCTGTGGTCGATACGCAGATGAATGACGGCAATCCGATGAAGAAGATGCCTGCATCAGAATGTGCGCGGCAGATCATCGAAGCCATCGTCAAAAACCGTGATGAGGCTAACATCGGAATGACAAAGGCACTCAGAGTGACGGAGAGCATCCATCCCGCGCTAGCCCGGAGCCTGACGCTCAAATTCTGA
- a CDS encoding acyl-CoA carboxylase subunit beta, which produces MSANIAEMERRREAAEMGGGEKRIAAQHAKGKLTARERIDVLLDDGSFEEIDRFVEHDCVDFGMETQKIPGDGVVTGSGTINGRLVYVYSQDFTVFGGSLSKRHAEKICKVMETAMKVGAPVIGMNDSGGARIQEGVASLGGYADVFQRNVLASGVIPQISLIMGPCAGGAVYSPAMTDFIFMVKDSSYMFVTGPDVVKTVTNEEVTQEELGGAITHTTKTSVADIAFENDIDALLATRRFFQYLPLSNRETAPVLPVNDPWDRVEESLDTLIPDNANQPYDMHEVIAKIVDEGDFFEIQPTHAANIICGFGRVEGRTVGIVANQPMVLAGVLDINSSKKAARFVRFCDAFEIPIVTLVDVPGFLPGTSQELGGIIKHGAKLLFAYGEATVPKITIITRKAYGGAYDVMASKHLRGDLNYAWPTAEIAVMGAKGAVEIIFRQDRGDAEKIAEKTKEYEDRFANPFVAAQRGYIDEVIYPRNTRKRIALGLRKLRTKQLENPWKKHDNIPL; this is translated from the coding sequence ATGTCCGCCAATATCGCCGAAATGGAACGTCGTCGTGAAGCTGCCGAAATGGGCGGCGGGGAAAAGCGCATCGCTGCGCAGCATGCCAAAGGTAAGCTGACCGCGCGCGAACGGATCGATGTTCTCCTCGATGACGGAAGCTTTGAAGAGATCGACCGCTTCGTTGAGCATGACTGCGTTGATTTCGGCATGGAAACGCAGAAAATCCCGGGCGACGGGGTCGTTACCGGATCAGGCACCATCAATGGCCGTCTTGTGTACGTTTACAGTCAGGATTTCACCGTCTTTGGTGGCTCGCTGTCAAAGCGCCATGCGGAGAAAATCTGCAAGGTGATGGAAACCGCGATGAAGGTCGGCGCGCCGGTGATCGGTATGAACGACAGCGGCGGCGCGCGCATTCAGGAAGGCGTAGCGTCACTCGGCGGATACGCCGACGTGTTCCAGCGTAACGTGCTCGCATCCGGCGTCATTCCGCAGATTAGCCTGATCATGGGGCCTTGTGCTGGCGGCGCTGTGTATTCGCCTGCGATGACAGATTTCATCTTTATGGTGAAAGACAGCAGCTACATGTTCGTAACCGGCCCTGACGTGGTGAAGACCGTCACCAACGAAGAAGTCACTCAGGAGGAATTGGGCGGGGCGATCACGCATACGACCAAGACTTCTGTGGCCGACATTGCGTTTGAGAATGACATTGACGCGCTGCTCGCAACACGGCGGTTCTTCCAATATCTGCCGCTGTCGAACCGCGAGACTGCGCCGGTGTTGCCGGTAAACGATCCGTGGGACCGCGTAGAGGAAAGCCTCGACACGTTGATCCCTGACAACGCGAACCAGCCTTACGACATGCATGAGGTGATCGCGAAAATCGTGGATGAAGGCGATTTCTTTGAAATCCAGCCGACCCATGCCGCAAACATTATTTGTGGCTTTGGCCGCGTTGAAGGACGCACTGTGGGCATCGTCGCGAACCAGCCGATGGTGCTGGCCGGTGTGCTCGATATCAACTCATCAAAGAAAGCAGCGCGCTTTGTGCGGTTCTGCGATGCGTTTGAAATTCCGATTGTGACGCTGGTGGATGTTCCCGGCTTCCTGCCCGGTACTTCACAAGAGCTTGGCGGCATTATCAAACACGGCGCGAAGCTGTTGTTCGCCTATGGCGAGGCGACCGTGCCGAAAATCACGATCATCACGCGAAAGGCCTATGGCGGCGCGTATGACGTGATGGCGTCAAAACACCTTCGCGGGGACCTCAACTACGCTTGGCCGACTGCGGAAATCGCGGTGATGGGTGCAAAGGGCGCAGTGGAGATTATCTTCCGCCAAGATCGCGGCGATGCGGAAAAGATTGCCGAGAAAACCAAAGAATACGAAGACCGCTTCGCGAACCCGTTCGTGGCCGCACAGCGCGGCTATATCGACGAAGTGATTTACCCGCGAAATACACGCAAACGGATCGCACTGGGGCTACGCAAGCTGCGAACGAAGCAGCTTGAGAACCCTTGGAAGAAGCACGATAATATTCCGTTGTGA